From Chryseobacterium shandongense, the proteins below share one genomic window:
- a CDS encoding pyrophosphohydrolase domain-containing protein: protein MDKIDSLNQVAEFHTTFKAPILDNPQIPSPERCNLRVELLQEELNELKQAIADNDIVEIADALCDLQYVLSGAVLEFGLGSKFVELFNEVQRSNMSKACDNEEQAQETVEFYKEKEVESFYEKSGEKYNVYRKADHKVLKNKYYSPADLKTIIEK from the coding sequence ATGGATAAAATTGACAGTCTGAACCAGGTAGCAGAATTCCACACCACTTTTAAAGCCCCTATTTTAGATAATCCGCAGATTCCTTCACCGGAAAGATGCAATCTAAGGGTAGAACTTTTACAGGAAGAACTGAACGAATTGAAACAGGCGATTGCAGATAATGATATTGTAGAAATTGCTGATGCATTGTGTGATCTTCAATATGTATTAAGTGGTGCGGTTCTGGAATTCGGACTTGGCAGTAAATTTGTAGAATTGTTCAACGAAGTGCAGCGATCCAATATGTCAAAGGCTTGTGACAATGAAGAGCAGGCACAGGAAACTGTAGAATTCTACAAAGAAAAAGAGGTAGAATCATTTTACGAGAAATCAGGTGAAAAATATAATGTGTACAGGAAAGCAGATCACAAAGTCCTGAAAAACAAATATTATTCTCCTGCCGATCTGAAGACAATTATTGAAAAATAG
- a CDS encoding endonuclease produces the protein MKKILQLFILITSYSAAQAPTGYYNGTTGLSGYALKSKLHDIISEKNINWHYGDLTNYYNQTDLDRYYDYGSFNTTILLDIYSEIPSGPDAYEYTTANIIGSASAEGQGWNREHMMPQSTFYSNYPMYSDLFYVVPTDARINQLRSNYPYGIAGSPVYYTFSNSSKIAKSAIPGIAYTGRVYEPIDEFKGDVARSLLYFAVRYEGKLGTFNFNNNTNPASDTNPLDGTEERSYDPAYITMLLQWHQQDPVSQREIDRNNAVYAIQKNRNPFIDNPSWVNAIWNQTPDSVAPQTPTNLTITQNSAYFATLSWTPSTSADVIGYKIYQDGNLVGTTKNSTFSVDHLTPSTTYNFTVKAYDNGYLFSPDSNIVSTTTLASDIYAKDLFVSKYLEGSSNNKGLEITNRTGHPVNLSDYRLSIQFPSGSNYYFPDPYELEGIIQNNETFVVLNPDANFSCYNINQAKFVTAAPQMTFSGSQYLELRYKSTTVDAIGVSAINNSSVLGNVSLYRKANINQPNTVFNSNEWDSYPSNYCQNLGVLSVSDLISSGNTFRIYPNPVQDEIFIDGKTDKVKSVQILDFSGKLLYSEKLPFKNKKSISVHNFTTGSYLLKVDDTVYQFIKK, from the coding sequence ATGAAAAAAATTTTACAACTTTTCATCCTTATAACATCTTATTCTGCAGCGCAAGCTCCGACGGGATATTATAATGGAACTACGGGTTTATCTGGATATGCTTTGAAGTCCAAGCTCCATGATATTATCTCTGAAAAAAATATCAACTGGCATTATGGCGATCTTACCAATTATTACAACCAGACTGACCTGGATCGGTATTATGATTATGGTTCTTTTAACACAACTATATTACTGGATATTTATTCTGAAATTCCTTCCGGTCCGGATGCTTACGAATATACGACTGCCAATATTATTGGAAGTGCCAGCGCGGAAGGCCAGGGCTGGAACCGGGAACACATGATGCCTCAAAGTACGTTTTACAGCAATTATCCGATGTATTCCGATTTATTTTATGTAGTTCCAACCGATGCAAGAATCAATCAGCTAAGGAGCAATTATCCGTACGGAATCGCAGGATCTCCCGTTTATTATACCTTCAGCAATTCATCGAAAATCGCAAAATCCGCCATTCCCGGCATCGCTTATACAGGAAGGGTTTATGAGCCAATCGATGAGTTTAAAGGAGATGTAGCAAGGAGCTTACTTTATTTTGCAGTACGGTATGAGGGAAAACTGGGAACTTTTAATTTTAACAATAATACCAATCCGGCTTCTGATACCAATCCGTTGGACGGAACCGAAGAAAGGTCTTATGATCCTGCTTACATTACAATGCTTCTTCAGTGGCATCAGCAGGATCCTGTTTCTCAACGGGAAATTGACAGAAATAATGCGGTATATGCTATTCAGAAAAACAGAAATCCGTTTATTGATAATCCTTCCTGGGTGAATGCCATCTGGAATCAAACTCCTGATTCTGTGGCTCCACAAACTCCTACTAATCTGACAATTACACAAAATAGCGCTTATTTCGCTACGCTAAGCTGGACCCCAAGTACAAGTGCAGATGTGATTGGCTATAAAATTTATCAGGACGGAAATCTGGTGGGAACAACAAAGAATTCAACCTTTAGTGTGGATCATTTAACACCTTCCACCACATATAATTTTACGGTAAAGGCTTATGATAACGGCTATTTATTTTCACCTGACAGCAATATCGTTTCCACGACAACTTTAGCGTCAGATATTTATGCTAAAGATCTTTTCGTTTCGAAATACCTTGAAGGAAGCTCAAACAATAAAGGCCTTGAAATAACCAATAGAACAGGGCATCCTGTGAACCTGAGCGATTACAGATTATCTATTCAGTTCCCGAGCGGATCCAATTACTATTTTCCTGATCCTTATGAATTGGAAGGCATCATACAAAACAATGAAACGTTTGTGGTATTAAATCCCGATGCTAATTTTTCATGTTATAATATCAACCAGGCAAAATTTGTAACGGCAGCTCCGCAAATGACATTTTCAGGAAGCCAGTATTTGGAGTTAAGATATAAATCTACTACTGTTGATGCAATCGGTGTTTCCGCTATCAATAATTCTTCAGTATTAGGAAATGTATCTTTATACAGAAAAGCCAATATCAACCAGCCGAATACGGTATTCAACAGCAATGAATGGGATTCTTATCCATCCAATTACTGTCAGAATCTTGGAGTACTTTCCGTATCAGATTTGATTTCATCAGGCAACACATTCAGAATTTATCCTAATCCTGTTCAGGATGAAATTTTTATTGACGGGAAAACAGATAAGGTAAAGTCGGTTCAGATTCTGGATTTTTCCGGCAAACTATTATATTCCGAAAAATTACCTTTCAAAAACAAAAAGAGCATCTCGGTACATAATTTTACCACGGGATCTTATCTTCTTAAGGTGGACGACACGGTGTATCAGTTTATTAAAAAATAA
- a CDS encoding DUF4230 domain-containing protein codes for MRNLKVIVPFLAGVILMMILFFSFRSCLNPAEKTEKSDYYILTNQISKMNKMVVLEQNTSSMQKTKMGYEFFGKEVSSNSIITYTRTNAQVSYDLNKMKMEVDSVNKRLIITELPEPEIRITPSVEIQSLDDSFFNRISEKDIKNVTQKAKATAINSIDQNRLKGEGKQQLMENLNTIFVLAKALNYTIEDQTGKLGVLKL; via the coding sequence TTGAGAAATTTAAAAGTAATAGTACCGTTTCTGGCAGGAGTTATTTTGATGATGATCCTGTTTTTTAGTTTCAGATCCTGCTTAAATCCTGCTGAGAAAACCGAAAAGTCAGACTATTATATTCTGACCAATCAGATCTCAAAGATGAATAAAATGGTAGTTCTGGAACAGAATACTTCATCCATGCAGAAAACTAAAATGGGATACGAATTTTTCGGGAAAGAAGTATCCAGCAACAGTATTATTACCTATACCAGAACCAATGCGCAGGTTTCCTATGATCTCAACAAGATGAAAATGGAAGTTGATTCCGTTAATAAAAGACTGATTATTACAGAACTGCCGGAACCGGAGATAAGAATTACCCCAAGCGTGGAAATCCAGTCGCTGGACGATTCTTTCTTCAACAGAATTTCTGAAAAAGACATTAAGAACGTTACACAGAAGGCCAAAGCAACGGCTATTAATTCCATCGATCAGAATAGGCTGAAAGGCGAAGGCAAACAGCAGCTCATGGAAAATCTGAATACTATTTTCGTTTTGGCAAAGGCTTTGAATTATACAATAGAAGACCAGACAGGAAAGCTGGGTGTTCTAAAACTGTAA
- a CDS encoding type VI secretion system baseplate subunit TssF gives MNLDQNIYSKESVKARMLQNATKVWGLKSPQSLDPFVKLLIDAFSTEVFKANNEIQTVNSRILEKLAKLLTPSIYTHPVPAHAIAFTQPDESFEILLEHTEFFFRKHMTSTIKSESDKQINIPFTPVGNVRINNVQTAIMFVGNTCYSIDERLNKIPIARFQGKPEDYRKVTIGIDVSKYSQENFPKYVSIYCSNPAFEHLDFTYKLLPYITVTSNGNPLFIREGLTYYKNTQADGYEQIFHEQSIQNKIIEDVKSIYHHKFIEVSGISNSLFSEPGELPDNLSYVDYKEEITKHIEGKRYLWLTFEFPPQFSAEILDNFSFVLNAFPIYNRGWKKTEYSLDIMGNNIPLVTDEGEHFLYVDEVQDGDGRRYTEIPFTPNDDLKKGLYTVRKGGMERFTNRNAVDMIANVLELTRDEIAAFSLLNRDNVKGLLSEMSDKMKSMVQKVNNAKRSIKQELNYVIMEPVEKTDHTYASFWVTHCTLANHMRPGTELSNQLKSQVLILLSETIGGAEEQKGTDSIQAYKYALTTRDKIISLEDVKNYCRMVLKDELKEVRVKRGTMISNKPKEGFIRTVEIEIIPSNYSFYGRLYWENMANILRNQIILKAIDGIEYVVRVNNEDSDL, from the coding sequence ATGAATTTAGACCAGAATATATATTCCAAAGAATCGGTAAAAGCAAGAATGCTCCAGAATGCCACCAAAGTGTGGGGACTGAAAAGTCCGCAGTCGCTTGACCCTTTTGTAAAGCTGCTGATTGACGCCTTCAGTACTGAAGTCTTTAAAGCCAATAATGAAATACAGACGGTAAATTCCAGAATCCTGGAAAAATTGGCAAAATTATTAACGCCATCTATTTATACCCATCCTGTTCCGGCACATGCCATTGCTTTTACACAGCCTGACGAATCGTTTGAAATCCTGTTGGAGCATACTGAATTTTTCTTCAGGAAACACATGACCTCCACCATAAAATCGGAATCGGATAAACAGATCAATATACCTTTTACACCGGTGGGGAATGTAAGGATTAATAACGTTCAAACCGCTATAATGTTTGTTGGGAATACCTGCTACAGCATTGATGAGCGTTTAAATAAAATCCCGATTGCAAGATTTCAGGGAAAGCCTGAAGACTACCGAAAAGTAACAATCGGCATTGACGTCAGCAAATATTCCCAGGAAAATTTCCCAAAATATGTAAGTATTTACTGTTCTAATCCTGCGTTTGAACATCTGGACTTTACGTATAAATTATTGCCCTACATTACTGTAACGAGTAATGGAAATCCGCTTTTCATCAGAGAAGGATTAACGTATTACAAGAATACACAGGCAGACGGCTATGAACAGATATTTCATGAACAGTCGATCCAAAATAAAATCATTGAAGATGTAAAAAGCATTTACCATCATAAATTTATCGAAGTAAGCGGAATTTCAAATTCATTATTTTCAGAACCCGGAGAGTTGCCTGATAATCTTAGTTATGTTGATTATAAAGAAGAGATCACCAAACATATTGAAGGGAAACGCTACCTATGGCTGACCTTTGAATTCCCACCGCAGTTTTCTGCAGAAATTCTCGATAATTTTTCTTTTGTTCTGAATGCTTTCCCAATTTACAACCGTGGCTGGAAAAAAACAGAATACAGCCTCGATATTATGGGAAACAATATCCCGTTGGTTACCGATGAAGGTGAACATTTCCTCTATGTAGACGAAGTTCAGGATGGTGACGGAAGACGATACACCGAAATTCCTTTCACCCCGAATGATGATCTGAAAAAAGGACTGTACACCGTAAGAAAAGGCGGAATGGAACGTTTTACCAACAGAAATGCCGTCGATATGATTGCCAATGTCCTTGAACTTACCCGCGATGAAATTGCTGCTTTCTCATTATTAAACAGAGATAATGTAAAAGGTTTGCTGAGTGAGATGTCTGACAAGATGAAATCCATGGTCCAGAAAGTAAACAATGCTAAAAGAAGTATTAAGCAGGAACTGAACTATGTAATTATGGAACCTGTTGAAAAAACAGATCATACCTATGCTTCATTCTGGGTAACGCACTGTACGCTTGCCAATCATATGCGTCCCGGAACGGAATTATCCAACCAGCTGAAATCACAGGTTTTGATTCTTCTAAGTGAAACCATTGGGGGAGCAGAAGAGCAGAAAGGAACTGACAGTATTCAGGCTTATAAATATGCATTAACAACGAGGGATAAAATCATTTCCCTGGAAGATGTGAAAAACTATTGCCGAATGGTTCTGAAAGATGAACTTAAAGAAGTACGGGTAAAACGCGGAACCATGATCAGCAATAAACCGAAAGAAGGATTTATAAGAACCGTAGAGATTGAAATTATTCCCAGCAATTATTCATTTTACGGAAGATTATACTGGGAAAATATGGCCAACATCCTTAGAAACCAGATTATTTTGAAAGCCATTGACGGCATAGAATATGTTGTGAGAGTTAACAATGAAGATTCTGATCTTTAA
- a CDS encoding DinB family protein — protein MIKQALLGEFLHEAENTRKLLKAIPDSALEWKPSEKNWTTAQLASHIAEVYNWYEDTFSKDVFDMGTYHYDKGDISKSDNIVGKFEENFAKAHEVLNNWDDSTAMNEWRMEMDGNVIFPPMPKIQVVRGFLFNHLYHHRGELVVYLRSTGNKVPGLYGPTADDNSF, from the coding sequence ATGATTAAACAAGCACTTTTAGGTGAATTCCTGCATGAGGCAGAGAACACAAGAAAACTTTTAAAAGCCATCCCGGACAGCGCATTAGAATGGAAACCTTCTGAAAAAAACTGGACAACAGCCCAGCTTGCTTCCCATATTGCGGAAGTTTATAATTGGTATGAAGACACTTTTAGCAAGGATGTTTTTGATATGGGAACCTATCATTATGATAAAGGGGACATTTCAAAATCCGATAATATTGTCGGGAAATTCGAAGAAAATTTTGCTAAAGCGCATGAGGTTTTGAATAACTGGGATGATAGTACTGCAATGAATGAATGGAGAATGGAAATGGACGGAAATGTGATCTTCCCTCCTATGCCGAAAATTCAGGTAGTGCGTGGCTTTTTGTTTAATCATTTATATCATCACAGAGGTGAGTTGGTAGTGTATTTAAGATCTACCGGAAATAAGGTTCCCGGATTGTACGGACCAACCGCTGATGATAACTCTTTTTAA
- a CDS encoding acyl-CoA dehydrogenase family protein: protein MNTETIDNIKMIAETAREFAEKNIRPNIMEWDESQTFPKDLFHELGEMGFMGIVIPEQYGGSGLGYHEYVTILDEISQVDPSIGLSVAAHNSLCTNHIYEFGNEEQRNKWLPQLASGKVIGAWGLTEHNTGSDSGGMSTTAVKDGDEWIISGAKNFITHAISGDIAVVMTRTGEKGAKNNSTAFVLEKGMPGFSSGKKENKLGMRASETAELIFDNVRVPDSHRLGEVGEGFKQAMKILDGGRISIAALSLGTARGAYKAALKYAKERHQFGKSISEFQAINFMLADMATEIDASELLIQRAATLKNAKQKMTKEGAMAKLYASEACVRIANNAVQIFGGYGYTKDFPAEKFYRDSKLCTIGEGTSEIQRLVIGRDITK from the coding sequence ATGAATACAGAGACTATTGACAACATTAAAATGATAGCGGAAACAGCAAGAGAGTTTGCTGAAAAAAATATTAGGCCTAATATTATGGAATGGGATGAAAGTCAGACTTTCCCTAAAGATTTGTTTCATGAGTTAGGAGAAATGGGGTTTATGGGAATTGTTATTCCTGAACAATATGGAGGTTCAGGACTTGGATATCACGAATATGTTACCATTCTGGATGAGATCTCTCAGGTTGATCCCTCAATCGGTCTATCCGTAGCAGCACATAATTCACTTTGTACAAATCATATCTATGAATTCGGAAACGAAGAGCAGAGAAATAAATGGCTTCCGCAGCTTGCCTCAGGAAAAGTAATCGGTGCATGGGGACTTACCGAGCACAATACAGGTTCTGATTCCGGAGGAATGTCCACTACAGCTGTAAAAGATGGTGATGAATGGATTATCAGCGGAGCTAAAAATTTTATCACCCACGCTATTTCAGGTGATATTGCGGTAGTAATGACCAGAACAGGAGAAAAAGGCGCTAAAAATAATTCCACTGCTTTCGTACTTGAAAAAGGAATGCCTGGTTTCAGTTCGGGAAAGAAAGAAAATAAACTGGGGATGAGAGCTTCTGAAACAGCAGAGCTTATTTTCGATAACGTACGCGTTCCGGATTCTCACAGACTGGGAGAAGTAGGTGAAGGTTTTAAGCAGGCCATGAAAATCCTTGACGGTGGAAGAATCTCTATCGCTGCACTAAGTTTGGGAACAGCAAGAGGTGCTTATAAGGCTGCCTTAAAATATGCCAAAGAAAGGCATCAGTTCGGAAAATCAATCTCAGAATTTCAGGCGATCAACTTTATGTTGGCTGATATGGCTACGGAAATTGATGCGTCAGAATTGCTGATCCAGAGAGCGGCTACTTTAAAAAATGCAAAACAGAAAATGACGAAGGAAGGTGCTATGGCAAAATTGTACGCTTCTGAAGCTTGTGTAAGAATTGCCAACAACGCCGTTCAGATATTCGGAGGATATGGATACACCAAAGATTTCCCTGCTGAAAAATTCTACAGAGATTCAAAGCTTTGCACTATTGGTGAAGGTACTTCTGAAATCCAGAGACTGGTAATCGGAAGGGATATTACAAAATAA
- a CDS encoding GPW/gp25 family protein codes for MDTPNYRMPFVPSTLMTEGGSIDTCDMGESIAHNIMLLITTKKGENRYDENYGNDVWNLEFDNGITSAVWETVFIKSLKRQIQEYEPRIVNPQIDAHIQIVEHTYDTKEHTEIKKKVKIAINAKMEATGERFSFSTELFLSPMSID; via the coding sequence ATGGACACACCAAATTACAGGATGCCTTTTGTGCCGTCTACCTTAATGACGGAAGGAGGAAGCATCGACACATGCGATATGGGAGAAAGCATTGCCCATAATATTATGCTTTTGATCACCACCAAAAAAGGCGAAAACAGATATGATGAAAATTACGGAAATGATGTCTGGAACCTTGAATTCGACAATGGCATTACCAGTGCCGTCTGGGAAACGGTCTTCATTAAAAGCCTTAAGAGACAGATACAGGAATATGAACCCCGGATTGTAAATCCGCAAATTGATGCGCACATTCAAATTGTGGAGCATACTTACGATACAAAAGAACACACCGAAATCAAAAAGAAAGTGAAAATTGCCATCAATGCGAAAATGGAGGCTACCGGAGAACGCTTCAGCTTTTCTACGGAACTGTTTCTCAGCCCGATGTCAATTGATTAA
- a CDS encoding reprolysin-like metallopeptidase has protein sequence MKKQLTLLGMLFLSGISFAQTDRLWSPGSEKVTSEIFENKSSITNPKIYSLDLNGLKNVLARVPKRLAAGEKSEIIISFPNAEGIMENFKVRENSNFDPQLAAKYPDIKSYVGEGLENPASTVYFSVSPLGLSSMEIYGDKSAVFIEPYTKDLSAYIVYKKSDKKDNLNAFECTVLDVAQKGTATSDVTARPNADDAKLRTFRLALSCTGEYTSYFGGTKANALAAMNNTMTRVNGVFEKDFSARLVLISNNDAVIYTSASSDPYSAAAQMNNWNSQLQSTLTSVIGEANYDIGHLFGASGGGGNAGCIGCVCTNGSKGSGYTSPADGIPSGDNFDIDYVAHEIGHQFGGNHTFSMSNEGTGANMEPGSGSTIMGYAGITSQDIQPHSDAFFHAISIQQITNNIKAKTCPVSTNTGNSIPTANAGLDYTIPKGTPFMLTGTGTDANGDSLTYIWEQMDNASSSQTGASSAASATKASGPTFRSFTPTASPVRYFPRMASVLAGATTTAGSEITVEALSNVARTYNFRFTVRDNRAGGSGNNSDDAVITVNGTAGPFSVSSQNSATTYTGGTSQTVTWNVAGTTANGVNAANVDILWSTNSGNTWTTLLAGTPNDGSQAVTIPNSSTTTGRIMVKGSNHIFFDVNNANITVNAGSGTVDTTAPTAPTLAASGTTSTSTNLSWSGATDNVAVTGYDVYQGASLIGSTASTSYTVTSLSPSTTYAFSVRAKDAAGNVSSSSNSVNVTTLAGSTVSYCSASANNTADERIGNVKFGTINNTSTGTAGYENFTSISTNVTRGTAYTISVTPVWTSTVYSEAYAVYIDYNGDGDFTDSGELAWTRTGSTTTPVTGSITIPSTAVLGSTRMRVMMQYSSVPSSSCGTYTYGQVEDYTLNIVSSGRGEVGIKDLITDVKLYPNPVKDILYISNTTAEDYKIFDMGGKLINAGKLERGSVNVSSLIKGAYMIQIGETSKRFIKN, from the coding sequence ATGAAAAAACAATTAACGTTGTTGGGAATGCTATTTCTATCCGGCATTTCTTTCGCGCAGACCGATCGTCTCTGGTCACCAGGTTCAGAAAAAGTAACTTCCGAAATCTTCGAAAACAAAAGCAGCATTACTAATCCTAAAATCTACAGCCTTGATCTAAACGGGTTAAAAAATGTTCTTGCTAGAGTTCCTAAAAGACTTGCCGCAGGAGAAAAATCTGAAATTATCATTTCTTTTCCTAATGCTGAAGGAATAATGGAAAATTTCAAAGTCCGCGAAAATTCTAATTTTGATCCTCAATTAGCAGCAAAGTATCCTGATATAAAATCCTATGTAGGTGAAGGTCTTGAAAATCCCGCTTCAACCGTTTATTTCAGTGTTTCACCATTGGGACTTTCATCCATGGAAATTTATGGTGATAAATCTGCAGTTTTCATTGAGCCGTACACCAAAGATCTTTCTGCTTACATTGTCTATAAAAAATCAGACAAAAAAGATAATCTGAATGCATTTGAATGTACCGTCCTTGATGTTGCCCAGAAAGGTACTGCCACAAGCGATGTAACTGCAAGACCTAACGCAGATGATGCTAAACTAAGGACATTCAGGCTTGCACTATCCTGTACGGGAGAATATACTTCCTATTTTGGAGGAACAAAAGCTAACGCTTTAGCCGCAATGAATAACACCATGACGCGTGTAAACGGAGTTTTCGAAAAAGATTTTTCGGCAAGGTTGGTTTTAATTTCCAATAATGATGCGGTAATCTATACAAGTGCATCATCGGATCCCTACTCTGCTGCTGCACAGATGAACAACTGGAACTCTCAGCTTCAGTCTACGTTAACATCGGTTATCGGTGAAGCAAATTATGATATCGGACACTTGTTCGGAGCTTCCGGAGGTGGTGGGAATGCAGGCTGTATTGGTTGCGTTTGTACCAATGGATCCAAAGGAAGCGGTTATACCTCTCCGGCAGACGGAATTCCTTCCGGAGATAATTTTGACATCGATTATGTAGCCCATGAAATAGGCCATCAGTTCGGTGGAAACCATACGTTCTCCATGAGCAATGAAGGAACCGGAGCCAATATGGAACCCGGATCAGGATCTACCATCATGGGATATGCAGGAATTACAAGCCAAGATATTCAGCCTCACTCCGATGCGTTCTTCCATGCGATCAGCATTCAGCAGATTACCAATAATATTAAAGCAAAAACCTGTCCTGTAAGCACCAATACCGGAAATTCAATTCCTACGGCTAATGCAGGGTTGGATTATACCATTCCTAAAGGTACCCCGTTTATGTTAACAGGAACGGGAACGGATGCCAATGGAGATTCTTTAACCTACATTTGGGAACAGATGGATAATGCTTCTTCTTCCCAGACAGGAGCAAGTTCAGCAGCAAGTGCTACCAAAGCTTCAGGACCTACATTCAGATCCTTTACTCCAACCGCTTCACCAGTACGGTATTTTCCAAGAATGGCTTCTGTATTGGCCGGAGCAACCACAACGGCGGGTTCGGAGATCACCGTGGAAGCTCTATCTAATGTCGCCAGAACGTACAATTTCAGATTTACGGTTCGCGACAACAGAGCAGGCGGTTCCGGAAATAATTCTGATGATGCCGTAATCACCGTAAACGGAACGGCAGGTCCTTTCAGCGTAAGCTCACAAAATTCGGCGACAACCTATACCGGAGGAACTTCTCAGACAGTTACCTGGAATGTTGCCGGAACGACCGCAAACGGTGTAAACGCTGCTAATGTTGATATTCTCTGGTCTACCAATAGCGGAAATACATGGACTACTCTTTTGGCTGGAACGCCTAATGACGGTTCTCAGGCAGTGACAATTCCTAATTCATCAACTACTACAGGAAGAATTATGGTAAAAGGATCCAATCATATTTTCTTTGACGTCAACAATGCCAATATCACTGTAAATGCAGGATCGGGAACTGTAGATACAACAGCTCCCACAGCTCCTACCCTTGCTGCTTCAGGAACGACTTCTACATCAACCAATCTGTCATGGTCCGGAGCAACGGATAATGTTGCGGTAACAGGATATGACGTTTACCAGGGAGCTTCATTAATCGGTTCTACGGCTTCAACATCATATACCGTTACAAGCCTTAGTCCTTCCACAACATATGCCTTCTCGGTAAGAGCTAAAGATGCTGCAGGAAATGTATCATCGTCAAGTAATTCGGTAAATGTTACTACATTGGCAGGAAGTACGGTCTCTTATTGCTCTGCTTCTGCAAACAACACAGCAGATGAAAGAATCGGAAACGTGAAATTCGGTACGATTAACAATACTTCTACGGGAACTGCCGGTTATGAAAACTTCACATCAATCTCTACCAATGTAACAAGAGGAACCGCTTATACAATTTCGGTGACTCCTGTATGGACATCGACAGTGTATAGTGAAGCTTATGCCGTGTATATTGATTACAACGGAGACGGAGACTTTACAGACAGCGGCGAACTGGCCTGGACAAGAACAGGATCTACAACAACTCCGGTGACAGGTTCTATCACCATTCCTTCAACGGCTGTTCTAGGAAGTACAAGAATGAGAGTAATGATGCAGTACAGCTCTGTGCCTTCATCTTCATGCGGAACATATACCTACGGACAGGTGGAAGATTATACCTTAAATATTGTATCCTCAGGAAGAGGTGAAGTCGGTATAAAAGATCTTATCACAGATGTTAAACTGTATCCGAACCCGGTAAAAGACATTTTATATATCTCAAATACGACGGCAGAAGATTACAAAATCTTCGATATGGGTGGAAAACTAATCAACGCTGGAAAACTTGAACGAGGCTCTGTTAATGTAAGCAGCCTTATCAAAGGAGCTTATATGATTCAGATCGGAGAAACCTCCAAGAGATTCATTAAAAACTAA
- a CDS encoding thioredoxin family protein — protein sequence MKKIIKSILAVSALFLAVQQLSAQKVVVGREVETTEDGKMLLGHQLKEKFLEAPYSDWYVKEHDEYALDQKAIVELKKAKINSYNLVVFMGTWCEDSHRDFPRLMKILEEVKYPESKLTIIAVNRKKESPTGDEVRYNIQRVPTIIVERYGKEIGRIIEMPTTGYVERDLVEIVKKDDQSVIKEIFNK from the coding sequence ATGAAAAAAATTATTAAAAGCATCCTTGCGGTATCCGCATTGTTCCTAGCCGTTCAGCAGCTCTCCGCACAAAAAGTTGTTGTGGGCCGCGAAGTGGAAACCACCGAAGACGGTAAAATGCTGTTGGGACATCAGCTGAAGGAAAAGTTCCTGGAAGCTCCATATTCCGACTGGTATGTAAAAGAACATGACGAATATGCTTTGGATCAGAAAGCGATCGTTGAGCTTAAAAAAGCTAAGATCAACTCTTACAATCTGGTTGTTTTCATGGGAACCTGGTGCGAAGACAGCCACAGGGATTTTCCGCGCCTTATGAAAATCCTGGAGGAGGTAAAATACCCTGAAAGCAAGCTTACCATTATCGCCGTAAACCGTAAAAAAGAATCGCCAACCGGAGATGAGGTGCGTTATAATATTCAGAGAGTCCCTACGATTATTGTAGAAAGATATGGTAAAGAAATCGGAAGAATTATAGAAATGCCGACAACAGGATATGTTGAGAGAGATCTTGTTGAAATAGTAAAAAAAGACGATCAGTCCGTAATCAAAGAAATTTTTAACAAATAA